TAATCACCAACACGAGCTTGAAACTCCCTCCAATCCATCACCAACTCCCCGTCCTCAACTGCCGCGAAGCGGCTTTGTTCAACAGATATTGGGTGGAAATATTTTTTATTGTGTTAGACAGAATCTACCTAATCCAATAATTTGTCCCCGTTCTTCCAGGGAGGTTGGAATGCAAAGCCCATCTTTCCCCGGAGTTGTTTCGAGCATATTCAACACTTTGCAGGGAGGTGTCAAGATGAGCAACGAGCAGGAATCACAGTCGGGTTCGGGGGCGGAAGGGGCGTTCTGGGAACGGTACCGGCGCGTTCTGGAAAAGGCCGGGATCGCGGAGAAACGCTGGCGATGGTATCGGCGAGACTGCGAACGGTTCATAAGCTGGTTGCAACCCCGGCGTTTGAAGGAGGCCGAAGGCTCGCAAATCATCGAGTATCTGTCCTATCTGGAGGGGACGGGGCTGGAGTCCTGGCAACTGGAGCAGGCCGGCGACGCGTTGCGCCGGCTTTATCAGGGGGTTCTCGGCGTGTCCTGGGCCCAGGAGTGGCCGGAACTGTTGCCTGCCGAGGCCACCCCTTCCAGCGAGTCGATTGAACGGGGGTTGGAAGTGTTCTGGGCCCGTCAGGGCGCCCAGGAGAAATTCGCCCAAGTTCGACAGAGCTATGGCGCGGCGTTGGAGCGGACGGTCAAGGCCCTGCGGCTGCGGCATTATTCGTATCGGACCGAGCAGACGTACCTGGAATGGATTTACCGGTTTCTCATGCAATGCGGAGCCACCGCCGGGCCGAGCGTGGACACCGAACATCTGAGGCGGTTTTTGGAGCACCTGGCGGTGGAAGCCAAGGTCAGCGCGGCGACGCAGAACCAGGCGTTGAGCGCGCTGATCTTTTTGTTTCGGGAGGGATTTCAGCAGGAGCCCGGGGCCATTGGCCAATTCACCCGGGCCAAACGCT
This is a stretch of genomic DNA from Verrucomicrobiota bacterium. It encodes these proteins:
- a CDS encoding integron integrase → MSNEQESQSGSGAEGAFWERYRRVLEKAGIAEKRWRWYRRDCERFISWLQPRRLKEAEGSQIIEYLSYLEGTGLESWQLEQAGDALRRLYQGVLGVSWAQEWPELLPAEATPSSESIERGLEVFWARQGAQEKFAQVRQSYGAALERTVKALRLRHYSYRTEQTYLEWIYRFLMQCGATAGPSVDTEHLRRFLEHLAVEAKVSAATQNQALSALIFLFREGFQQEPGAIGQFTRAKRSRRLPMVLTTEEVRRVLGAMEGVHRLMARMLYGSGLRLMECVRLRVKDVDFGAHQIVVRGGKGDKDRVTFLPQGMESELKQHLAGVKQMHEEDCRQGHGEVWLWESLGRKYPQAGREWGWQWVFPADRLSVDPRTGKVRRHHVHANGLQKAFAAAVRAAGMAKPASCHTLRHSFGTHLLESGYDIRTVQELLGHSDVSTTMIYTHVLNRPGIGAKSPLDRL